The nucleotide window GGAAGGTTCCCAGTTTGACGCTAAGAACTATGATTCTAAGATGCAGGAGCTGCTGTAAGTAATCTGAACATTCTTTTGTTTTATGGCTGCTCATTGTTATGAGCTGCTTGGCATTTAACCAAGTTGCAACCCTGTTTTTGCTGTTTGATTTGTGTATTACCTTCTTACCTATACTCCTTAAATCTTATACAGGAGCCAAGGTGAGACTGAGGAGTTCTTCACCTCTTATGATGAAGTTCACGAGAGCTTTGATGACATGGGTCTCCAAGAGAACCTCCTGAGGGGAATTTATGCTTATGGTACTGTGCCTGTTGTGTTTTATTGTATTGTCCTACTTCATTGGTATTCTTCATCTCTCATGAACATTGTTTGTTCTGCCTACAGGTTTTGAGAAGCCTTCTGCCATCCAGCAAAGGGGAATCGTTCCTTTCTGCAAGGGCCTTGATGTTATCCAGCAAGCACAATCTGGAACAGGAAAGACTGCTACTTTCTGTTCTGGAATCCTCCAACAGCTTGACTATGGTTTGGTTGAGTGCCAGGCCTTGGTCCTTGCTCCCACCCGTGAGCTTGCACAGCAAATTGAGAAGGTCATGCGTGCACTTGGTGACTACTTGGGTGTGAAGGTTCATGCCTGTGTTGGAGGAACTTCAGTTCGTGAGGACCAAAGGATTCTTGCAAGTGGAGTGCATGTTGTTGTTGGTACGCCTGGGCGTGTGTTTGACATGCTCCGTAGGCAGTCTCTGCGCCCTGACAACATCAAGATGTTTGTCCTCGATGAAGCTGATGAGATGCTTTCCCGTGGTTTCAAGGATCAGGTTAACAATTacgttcttcatctgtaatatttTGCATCTGGTATACTTCACAGTTTATTGATCTGACACCATCATTGCAACTAACTTAAGTGAATGTTCTCTTAGTAGACTATCTAAGGCATCATCACTAATCACTAATCAGAACTAAGTCTGGCAAGTTCTAAGTTATAAATCATGTTAAGTTTAAAGAGCTGCATATGATCTGTTTGTGTAATTTCATTGTCTAAGCTCATCCATTCTTACATTTACTTAGTATGGCACTTGATGTTGTTGTTACTTTTGTTCAAATTTCTGTTTCATATTTTATAAGCTGTGGGTATTGATCCACATTTTGTTATATTTGCAGATTTATGACATCTTCCAGCTGCTCCCAGGGAAGATTCAAGTTGGTGTCTTCTCTGCTACCATGCCCCCTGAAGCCCTTGAGATTACCCGCAAGTTCATGAACAAGCCAGTGAGGATCCTTGTCAAGAGGGATGAGCTCACCCTTGAGGGTATCAAGCAGTTCTATGTCAATGTGGAGAAGGAAGAGTGGAAGCTTGACACACTGTGTGACCTGTACGAGACTCTTGCCATCACCCAGAGTGTCATCTTTGTGAACACCCGCCGCAAGGTGGACTGGCTCACCGACAAGATGAGGGGCAGGGACCACACCGTCTCCGCCACTCACGGAGACATGGACCAGAACACTAGGGACATCATCATGAGGGAGTTCAGATCAGGTTCTTCACGTGTTCTCATCACCACTGACCTGCTTGCGCGTGGTATTGATGTCCAGCAAGTGTCCCTGGTCATCAACTATGACCTCCCGACCCAGCCAGAGAACTACCTGCATCGCATCGGTCGTAGTGGTCGGTTCGGGAGGAAGGGTGTGGCCATCAACTTTGTGACCCGTGAAGATGAGAGGATGCTGTTTGACATCCAGAAGTTCTACAACGTGGTGATTGAAGAGCTCCCAGCCAACGTTGCCGACCTTCTGTGAGCGGGGCGGGCTGTGGAGAACATATGGTAAGGGGGTCCTGACAGGGCTTTGTTTTTGTTGAAGTATCACCAAAACTTTCTTGTCTGTGGGTGGGGGGGTTCAAGTGATAAATGGTCTGCTGGGGTTCTACTTTAAAGTCGTGGTCGTGGACAATTTGGGATTTATTAAGCCATGTTTTGGGAATTTTTGTAGTTGCTAGGCTGTGGTTCTATGTGCTGAGGAGGGAGGCGCTGCTGCTCATGCTGCTGTTGCTGGAGTCCTCACTTTATTTGTTAAGACTATGTAATGACCGAATGATGTTATTTGTTTGTGTCATCCTTGACTCTTTACCTACCGCATGTAATCCTGCAATCGGTACTTTTAATGCTATCGTTATTAAAAACTGTTTACTCATGTTTTAGCAATAACCTATCCTTATTAGTCAAAGGGAGTATTTATCTACTTATGACCACTCGCATGTTGCTATTTGGGTTTCAGGATTATACTTTCTGAAATTCCTATTCTCTGTACTGAGTGAAACTAATATACTGGGTTACCTGTAAATTCTGTCAGTGTAACTTGAAAAGGATTCTCATCCTCCCAGAGAGAGTAAATAGAGATGGTGAAATGTCATCCTAGTTGTTAGCACGGAGCTCATCAGATCTTTTCCCCCTTTCACACCATTTTGTTAGCGTTGTGCTTGAGTGAGAGGCTACTGATAGCGCTGCTGACCCTTCCCAAACCTTGGACGCCTGCTGAACCTCGTCTGGTTGCAGCTGGGTGTTGTGCCGATTCCAGCTTGGCCTGTGCTGGTTGCAGCATCTCGGCCTGTCCCTGCAACCGTCTGCTTGCTGCCCCTTGCAGAACCTCGTCGTGTGCATTTGGGCGTTGTGCTGATGCTTGACCTGTGCAGCTTGCAGCTGTGCTGGTTGCAGCATCTCAGCTTGTCGCTTGCAGCTGGTTACAACATCCCCCATGACAACTTCTCGCAGAGAAAAACCGCCACCGTTGCGGATTCCTCCAGCAAAAATTGTCGCCTGTCAAAGAAAAAAGCAGCAATGTTGCGGATCACTAGCAAAATCAGTCACCCGTTCGAGCAAAAAATGTCACCGGTCGCAGCAAAATCGTCTG belongs to Triticum urartu cultivar G1812 chromosome 7, Tu2.1, whole genome shotgun sequence and includes:
- the LOC125525570 gene encoding eukaryotic initiation factor 4A, producing the protein MAGMAPEGSQFDAKNYDSKMQELLSQGETEEFFTSYDEVHESFDDMGLQENLLRGIYAYGFEKPSAIQQRGIVPFCKGLDVIQQAQSGTGKTATFCSGILQQLDYGLVECQALVLAPTRELAQQIEKVMRALGDYLGVKVHACVGGTSVREDQRILASGVHVVVGTPGRVFDMLRRQSLRPDNIKMFVLDEADEMLSRGFKDQIYDIFQLLPGKIQVGVFSATMPPEALEITRKFMNKPVRILVKRDELTLEGIKQFYVNVEKEEWKLDTLCDLYETLAITQSVIFVNTRRKVDWLTDKMRGRDHTVSATHGDMDQNTRDIIMREFRSGSSRVLITTDLLARGIDVQQVSLVINYDLPTQPENYLHRIGRSGRFGRKGVAINFVTREDERMLFDIQKFYNVVIEELPANVADLL